In Methanosphaera sp. ISO3-F5, a genomic segment contains:
- the cobA gene encoding uroporphyrinogen-III C-methyltransferase, whose product MTVYMIGAGPGDPDLITVKAVKILKQAEAVLYDSLANDVLLEYVPEDAELVYVGKRAGEHYRKQPEINELLIEYGKKYDKVVRLKGGDPFIFGRGGEEELALLKEGINVEFVSGINSAIGSATGIGLPLTHRAIATSLTLVTGHEDPQKTEKQVNWDYTADTIVVFMGVGLLKKYVPKILQYKSPDTPVAAIENGTLPNQKVILGTLADITEKKIKPPALIIIGEVVNIYKECEELRSKME is encoded by the coding sequence ATGACCGTATACATGATTGGTGCAGGTCCAGGTGACCCAGATTTAATAACAGTTAAAGCAGTAAAAATATTAAAACAAGCAGAAGCAGTATTATATGATAGCCTAGCAAACGATGTGCTATTAGAATACGTGCCTGAAGACGCAGAACTAGTATATGTCGGAAAACGTGCAGGAGAACACTACCGTAAACAACCAGAAATAAACGAATTACTCATAGAATATGGAAAAAAATATGATAAAGTAGTACGCCTAAAAGGTGGAGACCCATTCATATTCGGTAGAGGTGGAGAAGAAGAACTAGCACTACTCAAAGAAGGCATAAATGTAGAATTCGTATCCGGTATAAACTCAGCAATAGGATCCGCAACAGGCATAGGATTACCATTAACACACAGAGCCATAGCAACAAGCCTAACACTAGTAACAGGACACGAAGACCCACAAAAAACAGAAAAACAAGTAAACTGGGATTACACAGCAGATACAATAGTAGTATTTATGGGAGTAGGATTACTTAAAAAGTATGTGCCAAAAATACTCCAATACAAATCACCAGACACCCCAGTAGCAGCAATAGAAAACGGAACACTACCAAACCAGAAAGTAATACTCGGAACACTCGCAGACATAACAGAGAAAAAAATAAAACCACCAGCACTAATAATCATAGGAGAAGTAGTGAACATCTACAAAGAATGCGAAGAACTAAGGAGTAAAATGGAATAA
- the carB gene encoding carbamoyl-phosphate synthase large subunit: MPTDKDINKVLIIGSGPIQIGQAAEFDYSGSQACKSLREENIETVLVNSNPATIQTDIETADKVYVEPLNAEMVAKIIEKEQVDAILPTMGGQTGLNIAVDLDKMGALDGVRVLGSPIQTIKDVEDRDLFAEFMDRLNEPIPKCHAVNSLDEALKAVEDIGYPVIVRPGFTLGGTGGGIANNRKEFEEIVLHGLDMSFNDQVLIDESVLGWQEIEYEVMRDKNDSCIIVCNMENIDAMGIHTGESIVVAPTQTLSDEDNQKLRNASIKIIRALGIQGGCNIQFALHPITREYKVIEVNPRVSRSSALASKATGYSIAKVSSKIALGLTLDEIKNDITKETPASFEPAVDYVIAKVPRWPFDKFKTSSGELGVQMQSTGEVMSIGRTIEEALQKAIRSLDIDQEAFEYMEYTDYDLEHATDKRMFQVYSAIKDGRDIQELADITKISPFFLNKIRNIVNCEEEIQKQGKEILKDSKLFRQIKQYGFSDKRIAQLLDTTEDEVTQARHEISLAPEYKMVDTCAAEFEAKTPYYYGTYDSPSQMKTSNNKKIAVLGAGPIRIGQGIEFDYCCVHAALALKDENVETILINNNPETVSTDYDISDRLYFEPLTKEDVLAVLEQEKPDGVIVQFGGQTSINLAESLNNAGINILGTPFESIDMVEDREQFTEVLNDLGIPQADYGIANSLDEARDAAHKIGFPVLVRPSYVLGGRAMEIVYDDNELEEYMKEAVKVSKEHPILVDKFLEDSIELDVDALCDGDDVYVCGIMEHIEEAGIHSGDSACVIPPQSVSPEIIEQVEEYTRKLALRLGVIGLINIQYAIKMDPEPKLYIIEANPRASRTVPFVSKAIGIPIAKIASKIMLGAKLSDFELVNYADIKHVAVKESVFPFLKIPDSDSVLGPEMKSTGETMGIDRNFGLAYYKSQLAASNNLPTEGKIFISVRDLDKPKIAAIAEKAKELGFDLIATKGTAEAAPDTDIDVIRKVSQGSPNIRDAMLNGEVAFLINTPSGKQSADDGYIIRRLAIELGIPYVTTIAAANAVLNAIEEASNDELTVKSLNDYAE; this comes from the coding sequence ATGCCAACGGATAAAGATATAAATAAAGTATTAATTATAGGATCAGGACCTATACAAATAGGACAAGCAGCAGAATTCGATTACTCTGGTTCACAAGCATGTAAATCTTTACGTGAAGAAAATATTGAAACTGTTCTCGTAAATAGTAATCCAGCAACAATACAAACAGACATAGAAACAGCAGACAAAGTATATGTAGAACCATTAAATGCTGAAATGGTAGCAAAAATTATAGAAAAAGAACAAGTGGATGCTATACTACCAACAATGGGCGGACAAACAGGATTAAACATAGCAGTAGACCTGGATAAAATGGGCGCCCTAGATGGTGTAAGAGTTCTAGGTTCACCTATACAAACAATCAAAGACGTAGAAGACAGAGATTTATTCGCAGAATTCATGGACAGACTAAACGAACCAATACCAAAATGTCATGCAGTAAACTCATTAGACGAAGCATTAAAAGCCGTCGAAGACATAGGCTACCCAGTAATTGTAAGACCAGGATTCACACTAGGTGGAACCGGTGGAGGAATAGCAAACAACAGAAAAGAATTCGAAGAAATAGTTCTTCACGGACTTGACATGAGTTTCAACGACCAAGTACTAATCGACGAATCAGTACTAGGATGGCAAGAAATAGAATACGAAGTAATGCGTGACAAAAACGATTCATGCATCATAGTATGTAACATGGAAAACATAGATGCAATGGGAATACACACCGGAGAAAGTATAGTAGTAGCACCTACACAAACATTATCCGATGAAGATAACCAAAAACTCAGAAACGCATCAATAAAAATAATCAGAGCACTAGGAATACAGGGAGGATGTAACATACAATTTGCTCTACACCCAATAACAAGGGAATACAAAGTAATCGAAGTAAACCCAAGAGTAAGTAGAAGTAGTGCACTGGCAAGTAAAGCAACAGGATACTCCATCGCAAAAGTTTCATCCAAAATCGCACTAGGATTAACACTAGACGAAATCAAAAACGACATCACCAAAGAAACACCAGCATCATTCGAACCAGCAGTAGACTATGTAATAGCTAAAGTACCAAGATGGCCATTCGACAAGTTCAAAACCAGCTCCGGAGAACTAGGAGTACAAATGCAATCAACCGGAGAAGTAATGTCAATAGGAAGAACCATTGAAGAAGCATTACAAAAAGCCATCAGATCATTAGATATAGATCAAGAAGCATTTGAATACATGGAATACACAGACTATGATCTTGAACATGCAACAGATAAAAGAATGTTCCAAGTATACTCTGCAATAAAAGATGGAAGAGACATCCAAGAATTAGCAGACATTACAAAAATAAGTCCATTCTTCCTAAACAAAATCAGAAACATTGTAAACTGTGAAGAAGAAATCCAAAAACAAGGAAAAGAAATACTCAAAGATTCCAAATTATTCAGACAAATCAAACAATACGGATTCAGCGACAAACGTATCGCCCAATTACTCGATACAACAGAAGACGAAGTGACACAGGCAAGACATGAAATCAGCCTAGCACCAGAATACAAGATGGTAGATACATGTGCAGCAGAATTTGAAGCAAAAACACCATACTACTATGGAACATATGATTCACCTTCACAGATGAAAACAAGCAACAATAAAAAAATAGCAGTTCTAGGAGCAGGACCTATAAGAATTGGTCAAGGAATAGAGTTTGACTACTGTTGTGTACATGCAGCATTAGCATTAAAAGATGAAAATGTAGAAACAATACTTATTAACAATAACCCCGAAACAGTAAGTACTGATTACGACATTTCTGACAGATTATACTTTGAACCATTAACCAAAGAAGATGTACTGGCAGTATTAGAACAAGAAAAACCAGATGGAGTAATTGTTCAATTTGGTGGACAAACATCAATTAACCTCGCAGAATCACTTAATAATGCTGGAATAAACATACTTGGAACACCATTCGAAAGTATTGACATGGTAGAAGACAGGGAACAGTTCACAGAAGTACTTAATGATTTAGGAATTCCACAAGCAGATTATGGTATTGCAAACTCACTTGATGAAGCAAGAGATGCGGCACATAAAATCGGATTCCCAGTACTTGTAAGACCATCATACGTTCTTGGTGGACGAGCAATGGAAATAGTTTACGATGATAATGAACTGGAAGAATACATGAAAGAAGCTGTGAAAGTTTCAAAAGAACACCCAATACTTGTAGACAAATTCTTAGAAGATTCCATAGAACTTGATGTGGATGCATTATGTGATGGAGACGACGTGTATGTATGTGGTATAATGGAACACATAGAAGAAGCAGGTATTCACTCCGGAGATTCAGCATGTGTAATCCCACCACAATCAGTATCACCTGAAATAATTGAACAGGTAGAGGAATACACTAGGAAACTAGCATTAAGACTTGGTGTTATAGGATTAATTAACATACAGTATGCTATTAAAATGGATCCTGAACCAAAATTATATATTATTGAAGCAAACCCAAGGGCAAGTCGTACAGTACCATTTGTAAGTAAAGCAATAGGAATTCCTATTGCAAAAATTGCTTCAAAAATAATGTTGGGTGCTAAACTTTCAGACTTTGAACTAGTTAACTATGCAGATATTAAGCATGTTGCAGTTAAAGAATCAGTATTCCCGTTCCTTAAAATACCTGATTCAGATTCAGTTCTTGGACCGGAAATGAAATCTACTGGAGAAACTATGGGTATTGATAGGAACTTTGGATTAGCATATTATAAATCTCAGCTGGCTGCAAGCAATAATTTACCTACTGAAGGTAAAATATTCATTAGTGTAAGAGATCTTGATAAGCCAAAAATAGCTGCTATTGCTGAGAAAGCTAAAGAGTTAGGCTTTGATTTAATTGCTACTAAGGGAACTGCCGAAGCTGCACCTGATACTGATATTGATGTTATTCGTAAGGTTAGTCAGGGTTCTCCTAATATTCGTGATGCAATGCTTAATGGTGAAGTTGCATTCCTGATTAATACTCCTAGTGGTAAACAATCTGCTGATGATGGTTATATTATCAGAAGATTAGCTATTGAATTGGGTATACCTTATGTTACTACTATTGCTGCGGCTAATGCGGTGTTAAATGCTATTGAAGAAGCAAGTAATGATGAGTTAACTGTTAAATCATTAAATGATTATGCAGAATAA
- the purQ gene encoding phosphoribosylformylglycinamidine synthase subunit PurQ, with translation MTDVSDVNVGIIRFPGTNCDRDIEYAVNLVGANAKYIYWNENDLSNMDVVIIPGGFSYGDYLRAGAIAGITPIINTIKDFAKQGNPVLGICNGAQILGEIDLVPGVFIENENAKFICESKKLKVNTNRTPFTKLYKKNEVIDLPIAHKEGRYYTDNIEELYDNDQIVLTFEDENPNGSMDAITGVCNNEGNVVAVMPHPERAVEELLRSKDGLKFFESFLD, from the coding sequence TTGACAGATGTATCTGATGTAAACGTAGGTATAATTAGATTTCCCGGTACAAACTGTGACAGGGACATAGAATATGCAGTAAACCTAGTAGGAGCAAATGCTAAATATATCTACTGGAACGAAAACGACTTATCCAATATGGATGTAGTAATCATCCCCGGCGGTTTCTCATATGGAGACTACCTGAGAGCAGGAGCAATAGCAGGAATTACACCAATAATCAACACAATCAAAGACTTTGCAAAACAGGGAAATCCTGTCCTAGGAATATGTAATGGTGCACAAATTCTTGGTGAAATAGATCTGGTTCCAGGAGTATTCATAGAAAACGAAAATGCCAAGTTCATATGCGAAAGCAAAAAACTTAAAGTTAACACTAACAGAACACCATTCACCAAATTATATAAGAAAAATGAAGTAATTGATTTACCTATAGCACACAAAGAAGGAAGATATTACACGGATAATATAGAAGAATTATACGATAATGACCAAATCGTTTTAACATTTGAGGATGAAAATCCTAACGGTTCTATGGATGCAATAACCGGAGTATGTAACAATGAAGGAAATGTTGTAGCAGTAATGCCACACCCAGAAAGGGCCGTTGAAGAATTATTACGTTCAAAAGATGGTTTAAAATTCTTTGAAAGCTTTTTAGACTAA
- the carA gene encoding glutamine-hydrolyzing carbamoyl-phosphate synthase small subunit, whose product MVRTAKLALEDGTILEGEGFGAETVKAGEIVFSTSMTGYVAALTDPSFKGQILMSTYPLEGNYGVSKDWYQSEDIKAEAYVVRQVCKEPCHPKSEKTLSEFLEENDVPGISGIDTRSLTLKIRELGSMKAVVANKEISDDELLKILEEQPRLEDMNLVEKVTVKEPKTIQERKEYNVAVLDCGVKKNIIDHLVAQDVGVTIIPATTTAQEIYDMNVDGVLVSSGPGNPENVDNIQDTIREIAEKMPVAGICLGQQIIALAYGAKIYKMKFGHRGSNQPVQHLDTGRVYMTSQNHSFSIDPESIGETDLEITQVNLNDGTPEAIKHKTLPIMCIQYHPEAGPGPHDSKVFFDNFVNTIKEYHGNK is encoded by the coding sequence ACCTCAATGACAGGTTATGTTGCAGCATTAACAGATCCTTCATTCAAAGGACAAATATTAATGTCAACATACCCATTAGAAGGAAATTATGGAGTATCTAAGGATTGGTATCAATCAGAAGATATTAAAGCCGAAGCATATGTAGTAAGACAAGTTTGCAAAGAACCTTGTCATCCTAAATCAGAAAAAACATTATCTGAATTTTTAGAAGAAAATGATGTACCTGGAATAAGCGGAATAGATACAAGATCATTAACATTAAAAATCAGAGAATTAGGTTCAATGAAAGCAGTTGTTGCTAACAAGGAAATAAGTGATGACGAACTACTAAAAATACTGGAAGAACAACCACGCCTAGAAGATATGAATCTAGTCGAAAAAGTCACAGTAAAAGAACCTAAAACAATTCAAGAAAGAAAAGAATACAATGTAGCAGTACTAGACTGTGGAGTAAAAAAGAATATAATAGACCATCTTGTAGCACAAGATGTAGGAGTAACAATAATTCCAGCAACAACAACTGCACAGGAAATCTATGACATGAACGTGGACGGAGTACTAGTATCTAGTGGTCCAGGAAACCCAGAAAATGTAGATAATATACAGGACACAATCAGAGAAATAGCAGAAAAAATGCCTGTCGCAGGAATATGTTTAGGTCAACAAATCATAGCATTAGCATATGGTGCAAAAATATATAAAATGAAATTTGGTCACAGAGGTTCAAACCAGCCAGTACAACACTTAGATACTGGAAGAGTCTACATGACATCACAAAATCATAGTTTCTCCATAGATCCAGAAAGTATTGGTGAAACCGATCTGGAAATTACTCAAGTGAACTTAAATGATGGAACACCAGAAGCAATCAAACACAAAACATTACCAATAATGTGTATTCAATACCATCCAGAAGCTGGACCAGGACCACATGATTCTAAAGTGTTCTTTGACAACTTTGTAAACACTATTAAAGAATATCATGGGAATAAATAA
- a CDS encoding amidohydrolase family protein, with product MITIKNGLVLMGHNLKPVETNVIINDEGRIIKLSPNYEEGEIIDATNCIVTPAFINAHIHIGDSISRDVGDGLSIQELVEPPNGLKHQILRKASDEEIIQEIHETAKEMLYTGTSTFIDFREGGIKGINQLKKAIYDLPINACILGRSDKYYDPTTTPEQARLITRELLQHCDGIGLSGVQDVDPEIMLQIAEVCNQEDKLAVIHVAEYYQLQEQSVQLTNQTEIERALKAGFTTLVHATHPILQDLELLDATSPIIVSCPRSNGMLSVGVPPISAYIENDIDVALGTDNVMFNQPDMFREMEYALKAVRASYKNKITAYDILKMATINGFKILGKDISIKEGNISDILIIKRKSDDPYLSIVNRSSGEDIINFIMGNQM from the coding sequence ATGATTACTATTAAGAATGGTTTAGTGTTAATGGGACATAACCTTAAACCGGTAGAAACAAATGTGATAATAAACGATGAAGGACGAATAATTAAACTATCACCTAACTATGAAGAAGGTGAAATAATTGATGCTACAAACTGTATTGTAACACCAGCATTCATAAATGCACATATTCATATAGGTGACTCTATATCACGTGATGTAGGAGACGGATTATCAATACAAGAACTAGTAGAACCACCCAACGGACTAAAACACCAAATACTAAGAAAAGCATCAGACGAAGAAATAATCCAAGAAATACACGAAACAGCAAAAGAAATGCTATACACAGGAACATCAACATTCATAGACTTCAGAGAAGGAGGAATAAAAGGAATAAACCAACTAAAAAAAGCAATATACGACCTGCCAATAAACGCATGCATACTCGGAAGAAGCGACAAATACTACGACCCAACAACAACACCAGAACAAGCAAGACTAATAACAAGAGAACTACTACAACACTGTGACGGAATAGGACTAAGCGGAGTACAAGACGTAGACCCCGAAATAATGCTACAAATAGCAGAAGTATGCAACCAAGAAGACAAACTAGCAGTAATCCACGTAGCAGAATACTACCAACTACAAGAACAATCAGTACAACTAACAAACCAAACAGAAATAGAACGAGCACTAAAAGCAGGATTCACAACACTAGTACACGCAACACACCCAATACTACAAGACCTAGAACTACTAGATGCAACAAGCCCAATAATAGTATCATGCCCAAGATCAAACGGGATGCTATCAGTAGGAGTGCCACCAATAAGCGCATACATAGAAAACGACATAGATGTAGCACTAGGAACAGACAACGTAATGTTCAACCAGCCAGACATGTTCAGAGAAATGGAATACGCACTAAAAGCAGTAAGAGCATCATACAAAAACAAGATAACAGCATACGACATACTAAAAATGGCAACAATAAACGGATTCAAAATACTTGGAAAAGATATAAGCATAAAAGAAGGAAACATATCTGATATACTAATAATCAAAAGAAAATCAGATGATCCCTACTTATCAATAGTTAACCGTTCATCAGGAGAAGACATAATAAACTTCATAATGGGAAACCAAATGTAA
- the purC gene encoding phosphoribosylaminoimidazolesuccinocarboxamide synthase, which produces MSDVNRELLYAGKAKDIYKSENENEVIIKFRDDITAGDGAKKDTLSQKGYCNVLISAKLFKVLEENGVKTQYIELLSTDEMRTKSLEMIPLEVICRNIATGSLLKKYPFEANKELKPPIIQFDYKNDEFHDPMLNDSIIKALEIATQEELDEIREITLKINKILSDYLIERGIILVDFKLEYGKDSEGNIILGDEISPDTTRLWDSETYENFDKDIYRKGEEGVVDAYLKVVNLVLSDEEKVKWNVEQI; this is translated from the coding sequence ATGAGTGACGTAAACAGAGAATTACTTTATGCAGGTAAAGCTAAAGATATTTACAAATCTGAAAATGAAAACGAAGTAATAATTAAATTTAGAGATGACATCACAGCAGGAGACGGAGCAAAAAAGGACACGCTAAGTCAAAAAGGATACTGTAACGTATTAATCTCTGCAAAACTATTCAAAGTATTAGAAGAAAACGGTGTAAAAACACAGTATATAGAACTACTTTCAACAGATGAAATGCGTACAAAATCTCTTGAAATGATTCCCCTAGAAGTAATATGCAGAAACATTGCAACAGGAAGCTTACTCAAAAAATATCCGTTCGAAGCAAACAAAGAACTAAAACCACCAATCATACAATTTGATTACAAAAACGATGAATTCCATGATCCAATGCTAAACGACAGCATCATAAAAGCACTGGAAATAGCTACACAAGAAGAACTAGATGAAATCAGAGAAATAACCTTAAAAATTAACAAAATATTATCCGACTACTTAATAGAAAGAGGAATAATACTCGTCGACTTTAAATTAGAATACGGAAAAGATTCTGAGGGCAACATAATATTAGGGGATGAAATAAGTCCTGACACTACAAGATTATGGGATTCAGAAACCTACGAAAACTTTGATAAAGACATATACAGGAAAGGTGAAGAAGGAGTAGTGGATGCTTACCTTAAAGTTGTTAACTTAGTGCTGTCTGACGAAGAAAAAGTAAAATGGAATGTTGAACAAATATAA
- the purS gene encoding phosphoribosylformylglycinamidine synthase subunit PurS: protein MDYNVEVRTSLKKGMLNPEASTIEKALALLNFEVKDTKTVNIIQFTLNADNKDDALAQVDEMCQKLLCNPVIHDYEISISEE from the coding sequence ATGGATTATAATGTTGAAGTAAGAACAAGTTTAAAAAAAGGAATGTTAAATCCGGAAGCATCAACCATAGAAAAGGCATTAGCATTACTTAACTTTGAAGTAAAAGATACAAAAACAGTAAATATAATACAATTCACATTAAATGCAGATAATAAAGACGATGCATTAGCACAAGTAGATGAAATGTGTCAAAAATTATTATGCAACCCTGTTATTCATGATTATGAAATAAGTATAAGTGAGGAATAA
- a CDS encoding thioesterase family protein: MFKTNITPRIGETDALRHITNTALPVWFEYGRNELFKIFNPTNELTYKKWNLILVHMDFNYIRQTYFGYDVEIRTYITKIGKTSFTVMQEAWQNGILRSNGTAVMVYYDFVRQESNVIPEDIRSKLKEHFISLDELEEKNRNEMRNNRKVREFDYVESDL, from the coding sequence ATGTTTAAAACTAATATTACACCTCGAATTGGAGAAACTGATGCTTTAAGACATATTACAAACACTGCATTACCTGTATGGTTTGAATATGGACGTAATGAATTATTTAAGATTTTTAATCCTACGAATGAATTAACATATAAGAAATGGAATTTAATATTGGTTCATATGGATTTTAATTATATTCGTCAAACTTATTTTGGTTATGATGTTGAAATTCGAACATATATTACTAAGATTGGTAAGACTTCATTTACTGTTATGCAAGAAGCCTGGCAGAATGGAATTTTACGTTCTAACGGTACTGCTGTTATGGTTTATTATGATTTTGTTAGACAAGAAAGTAATGTTATTCCTGAGGATATTAGAAGTAAATTAAAAGAGCATTTTATTAGTCTTGATGAGTTAGAGGAAAAAAATAGGAATGAAATGAGGAATAATAGGAAGGTTAGGGAATTTGATTATGTGGAATCTGATTTATAG
- the glmS gene encoding glutamine--fructose-6-phosphate transaminase (isomerizing), producing MCGIVGCILNKEVAPTIIESIKKLEYRGYDSVGIATLTDKINVKKGSGKIKEVDDQIHLTEIDGNIGIAHVRWATHGNPTKENAHPHNSCDNKISVVHNGIIENYKELREELEKEGHTFKSETDTEVIPHLIEKYIKQGNDLLHATQKTINKLIGSYALAAISIDEPDKIIGARKESPLIVGVSQNGNFLASDVPAILNETRQVIYLDDNEIIQLEKDKVTVMNNQLEPIEKEVVTIDWNPEMAEKGGYPHFMLKEINEEPQVIKDTLSESPKIKEIVSKFKNFNRICFVACGTSYHASLIGEYLIETQLHIPTEVILASEFEYFQNTLDDHTLVIFITQSGETADTLKALKTAKKVSETLAIVNVVGSSITREADHVIYTRAGPEIGVAATKTYLSQLICIYLLVAHLGENNELIEKIYHISELAEESIKREESIIKIAKKYKAAKDFFYIGRGFNYPTALEGALKLKEITYIHAEGYPAGELKHGPLALIDDGIPVVGILPPGPSYPKTYNNLQEIRARGANMIILGSEDDTQLDDIEDKIVFNPEIDEIIAPLIYIIDLQLLSYHISVEKNIDPDKPKNLAKSVTVV from the coding sequence ATGTGTGGAATAGTAGGATGTATACTTAATAAAGAAGTAGCGCCAACCATAATCGAATCAATCAAGAAATTAGAATACAGAGGATACGATTCAGTAGGAATAGCTACCCTAACAGACAAAATAAACGTTAAAAAGGGTAGTGGAAAAATAAAAGAAGTAGATGACCAGATACACTTAACAGAAATAGACGGAAACATAGGAATAGCACACGTAAGATGGGCAACACACGGAAACCCAACAAAAGAAAACGCACACCCACATAACAGCTGTGACAACAAGATAAGCGTAGTACACAACGGAATCATAGAAAACTACAAAGAACTAAGAGAAGAACTAGAAAAAGAAGGACACACATTCAAATCAGAAACAGACACAGAAGTAATACCACACCTCATAGAAAAATACATAAAACAAGGAAACGACCTATTACACGCCACACAAAAAACAATAAACAAACTAATAGGATCATACGCACTAGCAGCAATAAGCATAGACGAACCAGACAAAATAATAGGAGCAAGAAAAGAAAGCCCACTAATCGTAGGAGTATCACAAAACGGAAACTTCCTAGCATCAGACGTACCAGCAATACTAAACGAAACAAGACAAGTAATATACCTAGACGACAACGAAATCATACAACTAGAAAAAGACAAAGTAACAGTCATGAACAACCAACTAGAACCAATAGAAAAAGAAGTAGTAACAATAGACTGGAACCCAGAAATGGCAGAAAAAGGCGGATACCCACACTTCATGCTAAAAGAAATAAACGAAGAACCACAAGTAATAAAAGACACACTATCAGAATCACCAAAAATAAAAGAAATAGTATCTAAATTCAAAAACTTCAACAGAATATGCTTCGTAGCCTGCGGAACAAGCTACCACGCATCACTCATAGGAGAATACCTCATAGAAACACAACTACACATACCAACAGAAGTAATACTAGCAAGCGAATTCGAATACTTCCAAAACACACTAGACGACCACACACTAGTAATATTCATAACACAAAGCGGAGAAACAGCAGACACACTAAAAGCACTAAAAACCGCCAAGAAAGTATCAGAAACCCTGGCAATAGTAAACGTAGTAGGAAGCAGCATAACACGAGAAGCAGACCACGTAATATACACAAGAGCAGGACCAGAAATAGGAGTAGCAGCAACAAAAACATACCTAAGCCAACTAATATGCATATACCTACTAGTTGCTCATCTTGGGGAAAACAATGAACTAATAGAGAAAATATATCATATCTCCGAGTTAGCTGAAGAATCAATAAAAAGAGAAGAAAGCATAATAAAAATTGCTAAAAAATATAAAGCTGCTAAAGACTTCTTCTATATTGGCAGAGGATTTAACTATCCAACCGCACTTGAAGGTGCATTGAAACTTAAGGAAATAACTTATATTCATGCAGAGGGATATCCTGCAGGGGAACTTAAGCATGGTCCTCTGGCATTAATTGATGATGGAATACCAGTAGTGGGAATATTACCTCCAGGTCCTAGTTATCCTAAAACTTATAATAATCTTCAGGAAATCAGGGCTAGAGGAGCAAATATGATTATCCTCGGATCAGAAGATGACACCCAACTTGATGATATAGAGGATAAAATCGTGTTTAATCCAGAAATTGATGAGATAATAGCACCTCTGATTTACATCATAGATTTACAATTATTATCTTATCATATTAGTGTAGAGAAAAATATTGACCCAGATAAGCCTAAAAACTTAGCAAAATCTGTGACAGTCGTATAA